From the Microtus ochrogaster isolate Prairie Vole_2 chromosome 8, MicOch1.0, whole genome shotgun sequence genome, the window TCACGCACCCACACACTTACGTGTATacaatgcatgtgtgcacacactgggGAGTGGGGAAAAACTGTTCTCTTCATGACTTCCCTGGCAGAGCAGAATTCTTGAAAAATGCAGATCCTATCCGTGCCTCAAGGCTGGGGTGTAAGTTGTGCAGAGGCAACATAAAGCAAGCGACAGAAAGATCAGCAAAGGCAGAACAGGAGCTAAGTTACTATGAACACGTGTGTGTGAGCggcacagagaaaaaacagatttGTTATCAAAAACCCTATGTACAGGTAAGAGCGCTGTGTTTCAGTGCAGCCATCTTGCTGACGATTAACCAAGGCTGAAGCCAGTTACTTCATGGCCATGGCCATATTTGGGGGGTATACTTGCATTTATTCAAAATCATACATCATTACTCCATATTAcagatggggagacagaggcacaggaaAAACTAATTCCAGCAGGACCAGGACGCAGGGCAGGGCTGGTGTTTACCAGGAGAGCACATCActgtggagagagtgcctgaagcTGGCAGTCCCTGACTTCCCCATGACACCCCAAAATAAACATCTCATTATGGCTGTGTCTACACTGTACTGAATAGATAGACTGAGAGTTTAGAAATGCCTGGTTTCAAATGCTTCACAGAGGGAACTGTCTTGGTGGTTGGCCTGCCACTTTAAAGACCCGCTACTCATTGTTGTCACCGCTATGGAGTGAGACCCAGAAAATGTTCACTTGGCTCCCTAGACCTGTGTCCTCCACATGAGAAGCTCCCTATAGTTCCGAGGCCTAAGGATCCAGCTAAACCAACCAGGAGACCGATTCTAGCCTATTTCCAACTAAACCTCTCAATAATCCAACAGCCTCTGTAAGGGAATGAAGTCTGAGACCTCCATGGGTTGAGTGATCTAGCCCACGGATTCTCAAACTTCATTTTGCAGAAGGAATTCACTGAAAGAGCCTATTGGAAACAGAAATACAAGGCTCCACCCAGAAGGGTTTCTGATTGAGTAATTCTGGTTTGGACCCAGAAATCTGCACTTTGAAAAAAGCACTGCAGCTGATTTAGTTGAAGTTGGCCTAGGAACAGTGACTTTGAGAAACACTGATGGAGCTGTTCAAACCTGTTTCTCACATTAATAAGCATTTCTTTGCCAAGAGAGTGGCAAACTTTATTTGGGACAAGGAAGAAGTCTTCGTTCATGCTTTCTGGGAGGGTACAACAAAATAATAAGCCCTTATTACACACAAAACTAAACACTTTCATATATTACCATGAGTAGCtgttttaacaattttattaaatAGGAACTATTCCTTAACTCAATTTGATTGCAAAGGAAGTCAAGTTTTAGGGAATCTCATCTACCGTGAAGTCTCTACTCATTTAATATAGGTTGATGCCAATGTCCTTTACTCTCGAGATGTCCCACTCCGTGCTGGTAGaaccaggaggaaagaaagagagcagagacCAATCCAGAGCATGGCCGGGGAGGGGACAGCAGACCAGAGCAATCCGCTAGAACTGAAGGATCTAACTCGGGCAGAGCTCTTGCCTAACGTGCTTGATTTCCCAGgtcatttacagaaaaaaaaaattcagaaaagtaCCCGGGAGTCTGCCCCTCATCTCATCCAGTGGACAACCTCTTGAACTATGGTTTTTAGCTCTCTAATCTACACCAGGGTTTCAGGATGGCGTGTGTGCCCTGTGTGACTGGAGACGGAATTCAGAACCTTGTGCGTGTTAGGCaattgctctaccactgaactacaaaCTCCAGCCCTCAGAGACATGTGTGACCATTACGCTCCACAGCTTCTTTATGAGAAGGCCAACTATAAGGAGAAATGTATCCTGAACAACCCCCTTCCGcctgggcagtggttctcaaccttcttgatGCTACAACCCTTTTTACTTCAGtccctcacattgtggtgacccctaaccataaaattatttttattgttacttcataactgtagttttgctactatagtgaatcgtaatgtaaatgcCTATGTGTTCCAAAGGTCTTAGGAGATCCACTGGGTCGTTTGAGCACACCTCCCCCCAGGGTTGCTACCCACTGTTACCCCAGTGTTTTAATTCTCCCTCTCTGAGATCTCACggcatttctttctgctctaaATCATTCCTTAGTTATCAAGTAGCTTTCGGAttcttaatttaaatgaaatggggcgggggtggggttaTAGAACGTGTAGACCCTTCTGAAAGGTACCGTCAGCTTTAGAGAACGTTGTCGGGAGTTCTCATAATCTTGCCTTGCATATGAGTTTTAGTATTGAAGGAAAGGAGACGCTATTGCTTCCAGAACACTGCCTGGCAGGGCACTGGGCCATGACCCAATTCTCTACACAACGGTCCCTTTATCTTGGATATGGGTCTCTATCTCTCCTGATGTTCCGGATGGTCGCAATGGAATCAGGGTTCCCACCCAAAGAGACAGAATGGAGTGGTGATGTGGGGACCCAGTACGAGCAGGTCACAGTGGGGTGACCAGGAAAATGGCACCCGACCAGCCCAAAGGTCCTTCTGAACTTGGACCAGGTATTTTAGGCTGGGAATCCAGCCACTCGGAATCCCACACTCCCTAAATTGAGATGGGGCTGAGGTTCTGCCTCTTGCAGCCCTTCCCAATGGTGCCACGGAATAGAAATGCACCGATTCGGCCTGGATGCCCCACTACTCACTTCCTCTCTGGAGAAAGGAGGCTACACCCCAGTACTTCATCTTGAACTTGGCAGGATCTTCGGTGTCTGTGAAAGTGCCCACCATGTCTGCGCACACTTCCCAGTTGCTGTAAAAGCCAAGCGAATCCTGAGCCAAGTCTGGAAAGGGCTTCAACCCCATCCAAGgtgctcctttcccttcccagcaAAGGAAGTTAAGCTTCCAGccaggctaaggcaggagggacCTTGGACGCTACCCACAGCCCACCAAGAGGCCACTGACCTCAGAATGCGGACTCGGCCCTTGGCTGTGGCGCTCATATGACCTTTCTCGTCCACGGAAAACTCAGCGATGATGTTGTCTTGCAAAAAGAGACCCTCGGGGTCCTTTTTGGCGATGGCGTACCAGAGCCCagagaactgagaaagaaatgagagagctGGGGACTAGAGTTTGGGGTCCACCGCCGGCCCGCAAGAATCGGGGGACGGGGGCTGATACCTACACGAGCCTTGTCGAAGTTCTCCTTGACTCGGAAGCTGCTCACCCTGCAGTCGCGCTCAGCGCTGCTGCCTCCCAGCGCTGCCAGTAGCACGAGCGCCCACACCCACTCCATCTCGCTCAGGAGTCCGCCCTGCGGGACAAGCGCCCGGGTGACCGCGAGGCAGGAGGACCGGGCCGCTGGCCGCCCCATCCTGCCCCACCCCGTCCCGCAGCCCCCCGGGGGAGCGCGGCGACTCACCAGCAGGAGCCACGTGCAAGCCTGGCCGCCGCGTTCGCGCGCGCGAGGAGCCAGGGAGGCGAGCGGCTGTCCAGGGCTTTATAGCTCCGGGGGGAGGGGGTCGCGCTTTCGTAACCATGCGGGGTGAAAGACCGCGGGGAGGTGCCGGGGGCGGGAAGGGGGGCGGCTGGGCTTGCATAACGCGCCCTGACTCACCACCCGAACGCACGCGAGCCCCCTCCGCCAGCCTCGCCGCCCGGTGTCGCCTCTGCTCGGAGGTTCGCGCAGGGTGGTCTCGGTGGAGCcaaactctccagcccagacGATCCACGGGGCCAAGAGCTGGCCCGGGGACCAAGCTGCAGCCAGCTGCGGTCTGGGGTGGCCTCCAGGCCCTATTGCCCTGTCTGGAGGCCTACGTGGCCATGGTGTGGTGATGATGGCCTCACTGAGCGAGAAAGAGACCTATGATGCAGCCTGGAACATTAGTGTTCAGGTCCTGACTTTCCCAAGTGGCCCCCGCTTCTTCTGAGGATATGTTGTGGAGTTTTGGGGTTATtttgtctgtgatttttttccccctttgaggAGCTGTGGTACTATTTGCGTCaatatttgatttttagtttCATCATCTAGAACTAAAACCCTCCCtgttaaatattttctagaaacGCCACCTGGTCAGGACAGGAAATATTTTAGCAGCGCCGGTGGCCGAGTGGTTGATCGCCTACTTGTGTTGCCACACTTTCCTGAAACCACACTGAAAAACATAACTGCCAACTGTTTACCATACGTTTTTATTTCTAAGCCAAAGTGGGCTTTTTCCCTCCCCACAAAAGAGTGGGGAAAACTGGCTCTGGAGTAGacaaagaggagggaaagaattCCATAACCTTAGTGGTCAGTAGTCAAAAGGCTATTGATTCGCTGATTGCTTGCCTATGGCATGACACAATTTACTacgttttcttctgcttttggaACTTGCAGTCCATCAAAGTGGTCCAAAGGGAAGAGTTTGACCAAATGagatttaacaattttttttttttggcaagaaaGTATTCGTGTCTCTATTGCCCCAGGTCAGACAGGAGACAACCATTTTTGCCATAGCTAGACCTGAAAATAAGAGGAGTTGGGGAAAGGATAGGAGACACACCATACAAAGAACTAAGTTGATGTTTCCTTAGCCACATCTGGCCACCTTGCAAAGACACCTGTGGCTTCCTTTAGTTTCCTGTGACCTTTTGGACATTGCCTGGTTCTCTGCTTTATgcccgcccccacccccgcccccgcaACTCCTGCATCCATTGTATTCTCTGCAGCCATGATGGCACCAGAGACTGTGTTTTAACTACATAGGACTCCACAATTAGGGAGGACTTTCTGAACAGCAGACTAACTGGGAAACTGGACTGGACTAGTTTTACCAAAGGATGTGCATTGCCCCTCAGTATCAACAGGGGCTTGATTTCATGAAGCACCCCATGGGCCCCTCAAATCCAAGAATGTCCAAATCCTTTCTATAAAATGATGCATTTGACTATCATCTACATATATCCTTGGGTACATTTCGGTCTTCTCTGGATGATAATGTTTGATAAAACCTAATGTTGTGTAAATAACTTTTGTGCTGTATCATTTAAGgaatgacaagaaaacaaaacagtatgtTCAATGTAGACTCGTGTGGCATCTTGCTGTGCAAACTGTTGTTAACTGTATTGTGCTGAGAATAATGACAACTGGTCAGTAGAGACTTGGACATTAGAGCCTAACCACATGGCTCATAAACAAGCCGAAGGTGTCCGATACTCcgacacacacactggagagaggCTGGGATCTGTGGGATTGTGGGAGGCCACCACGGGCTGTGCAACACATCACATTTCCCCCGGACTCAGCAGAGTGCTTGTTTTGCAGTAAATTcaattttttctgtgtttttttaaattttctctgtcattttccttGAATATTTTTGGCTCACTGTTGGTTGAACCCACAGATAAAGTCGAACAGTGATCCCGACCAGCTCAGATAAGACATGCTCAGGAGGGTGTGGCAGAACCATGTgttttgtgatgtgtgtggtcCGTGTCTCTGCACCCAGGGAGGCCTTCAGGGTACCTCCCTGGTACCTACCCCACACTGTATGCCCTCTTCACACTCCAGAACTTGAGCGACAGCATGCCCACTGCCTCTGGATGAGGATTTCTGAAAGAAAAGTTCTGGAATTTGCTCCGATCCTTTCAGCCAGTTCTCCTGGAACACATTCTGGTGGCTCTGATGCTTGCTGCATATGGAATAAACGTAGGGGTGTCAATGTATCTTCTCTCAACAGTATGTATTCATTTACATGCTAGGTTGAAGGTGACCAGTCAAtccttgcctctccctcctctctttccttctccctccttcttccctccccctcctctcctgtgCCCCCTCTTCTCTCAAACCATGATATTTTAGATCccggaaaagaaaaacagtttattttggcATTCTATCCTGAATTTCTTCTTGATTACAAATATGTGAATTCAGGTCAACTAACGCTATGAACATCATAAATAACTtttcaaacatgcatacacatgtatccAAAGGGAAATATTTACAGCGGTTACCCTATATGATAGGATTTGGATTTGAGATActtaaggtttatttttctttgtacctcctggatttttcttaatttttgtacAGGTAAAATGTCAAACATAAACCAAATATGTCATTTGCCAACATTTTTATGAGTAGAATTGTGTTTTGAGTTTGCACATGATTCACATAACGTTCATTTTTGCCATCCCTCACTTCAAGGCTGATAGTGGCTGTCTCTTTTCTTCTATAACACATCATTTACACAGGGCAGATACAGACTTACCTTCCTTTAGTGAAATCAATGGCTTTTCAGTGTAAAATTTGGTTTTTACACAAGCTTTATCTAAACGATACCCAGAAGTTAAAAGTACCTGGCTTAGTGGTATAGACAGtttttgttcttgcagagaactaggttcgattcccagaatccacatgactgctcacaatTGTTTTAGGGGATCTCTCGGCAGGTACCAATCATGCATGtgcttcatacacacacacacacacacacacacacacacacacacaggcaaaaatgttcatacacatagaataaaatctactttgcttgtttgtttgctgtgccaccaccatctggcttgaaataaatattttttaaagttatttattttaaaaataaaaggtgaaaaGTAGCAGACTAATGCAACTGACTTTCTGGGTGTGCAATAATCGTGCGGGGAGGTCTATACCAGTGTGGCTATAGGGACTAAAAGGCAAATATTTGGTCATTGCCTTCCAAGGTTAACTAGGTCCTAGGAGACTGTGGGCCATCTGCAAACGGTCCTGAAGCTCTGTCAAGTCACCTGTGTGATGGAGACCAGAGCCAAAGGCTGGACCTAAGCAGTGCACAGAGGCCGGACCTAAGCAGTGCACAGAGGCCGGACCTAAGCAGTGCACAGAGGCTGGACCTAAGCAGTGCACANNNNNNNNNNNNNNNNNNNNNNNNNNNNNNNNNNNNNNNNNNNNNNNNNNNNNNNNNNNNNNNNNNNNNNNNNNNNNNNNNNNNNNNNNNNNNNNNNNNNNNNNNNNNNNNNNNNNNNNNNNNNNNNNNNNNNNNNNNNNNNNNNNNNNNNNNNNNNNNNNNNNNNNNNNNNNNNNNNNNNNNNNNNNNNNNNNNNNNNNNNNNNNNNNNNNNNNNNNNNNNNNNNNNNNNNNNNN encodes:
- the Rbp4 gene encoding retinol-binding protein 4, with product MEWVWALVLLAALGGSSAERDCRVSSFRVKENFDKARFSGLWYAIAKKDPEGLFLQDNIIAEFSVDEKGHMSATAKGRVRILSNWEVCADMVGTFTDTEDPAKFKMKYWGVASFLQRGNDDHWIIDTDYDTFALQYSCRLLNLDGTCADSYSFVFSRDPNGLTPETRRLVRQRQEELCLERQYRWIEHNGYCQSIPSRNSL